One region of Sphingomonas abietis genomic DNA includes:
- a CDS encoding HIT family protein produces the protein MSRAAVALLALLALGPALGPAMAEVAPGTTPGSATGLFGGYDDHNAFARILRGELPATKVYEDRQAFAFMNIHPLSTGDLLVIPKRPYRNMMDIPPAVLAHLIQVTQRLARAQARALHPDGIFIRQNSGEVAGQTVFHFHMHVTPQYAGVPLAKTSYGQAPADPKELAAVAAKIRAAMR, from the coding sequence ATGAGCCGCGCCGCTGTCGCCCTGCTCGCGCTGCTCGCCCTTGGTCCGGCTCTTGGCCCGGCCATGGCCGAGGTCGCGCCCGGCACGACGCCGGGGTCCGCCACCGGCCTGTTCGGCGGCTATGACGACCATAATGCCTTCGCGCGGATCCTGCGCGGGGAGCTGCCGGCCACCAAGGTCTATGAGGACCGGCAGGCGTTCGCCTTCATGAACATCCATCCGCTCTCGACCGGCGATCTGCTGGTGATCCCGAAGCGGCCCTATCGCAACATGATGGATATCCCGCCCGCCGTGCTGGCGCATCTCATCCAGGTGACGCAGCGGCTGGCCAGGGCGCAGGCGCGCGCGCTCCATCCCGACGGCATCTTCATCCGCCAGAATAGCGGCGAGGTGGCGGGGCAGACCGTGTTCCACTTCCACATGCATGTGACGCCGCAATATGCCGGCGTACCGCTGGCGAAGACCTCCTACGGGCAGGCGCCTGCCGACCCCAAGGAACTGGCGGCGGTGGCCGCGAAGATCCGCGCCGCGATGCGCTGA
- a CDS encoding NupC/NupG family nucleoside CNT transporter has protein sequence MTKILTGLAGIAVILLIAFAFSADRRAIRLRVVGAAFAVQAAIAVLVLYVPWGRTVLEWLSGGVSDLLGYANAGTQFLFGKFASDPLGQMFAIQALPVIIFFAALVSILYHVGIMQLIVKWIGGGIEKVIGISKVESLCAAANIFVGQSESPLVIRPYLASLTQPQVFAVMTSGMAGVAGTILAAYASMGIKIDYLLAASFMSAPGGLLMAKMIMPDPLSAPPSDADAEPVIIAEATHDEEKPANIIMAAAQGAQTGVRLAVAVGAMVLAFVALVALANGLLTGFGHWFGIDDLTFQRILGYAFAPLMYLLNVPWHEAGIAGGLFGEKIVLNEFVAYISLGKDSTLSPHTVAVVTFALCGFANFSSIAIQMAVTGNLAPNQRPTIAKLGLRALLAGSLANLMSAAFAGLLLPV, from the coding sequence ATGACGAAGATCCTGACCGGCCTTGCCGGTATTGCCGTGATCCTGCTGATCGCCTTCGCCTTCTCGGCCGATCGCCGGGCGATCCGCCTGCGCGTGGTCGGCGCCGCCTTCGCCGTCCAGGCCGCGATCGCGGTGCTGGTGCTCTACGTGCCATGGGGCCGCACCGTGCTCGAATGGCTGTCCGGCGGCGTCTCGGACCTGCTCGGCTATGCCAATGCCGGCACCCAGTTCCTGTTCGGCAAGTTCGCGAGCGATCCGCTCGGCCAGATGTTCGCGATCCAGGCGCTGCCGGTGATCATCTTCTTCGCGGCGCTGGTCTCGATCCTCTACCATGTCGGGATCATGCAGCTGATCGTGAAGTGGATCGGCGGCGGGATCGAGAAGGTGATCGGCATCTCCAAGGTCGAATCGCTGTGCGCCGCCGCCAACATCTTCGTCGGCCAGAGCGAATCGCCGCTCGTCATCCGGCCCTATCTCGCCAGCCTCACCCAGCCGCAGGTGTTCGCGGTGATGACCAGCGGAATGGCGGGCGTCGCCGGCACGATCCTCGCCGCTTATGCCTCGATGGGAATCAAGATCGACTATCTGCTCGCCGCGAGCTTCATGTCGGCGCCGGGCGGCCTGCTGATGGCCAAGATGATCATGCCCGATCCGCTGTCCGCCCCGCCGAGCGACGCGGATGCCGAGCCGGTCATCATCGCCGAGGCGACCCATGACGAGGAGAAGCCCGCCAACATCATCATGGCGGCCGCGCAGGGCGCACAGACCGGGGTGCGGCTCGCCGTCGCGGTCGGCGCGATGGTGCTGGCGTTCGTGGCGCTGGTGGCGCTCGCCAACGGCCTGCTGACCGGCTTCGGCCACTGGTTCGGGATCGACGATCTCACCTTCCAGCGCATCCTCGGCTATGCCTTCGCGCCGCTGATGTACCTGCTCAACGTGCCGTGGCACGAGGCGGGAATCGCCGGCGGCCTGTTCGGCGAGAAGATCGTGCTCAACGAGTTCGTCGCCTATATCTCGCTCGGCAAGGACAGCACGCTGTCGCCGCATACGGTGGCGGTGGTGACCTTTGCCCTATGCGGTTTCGCCAACTTCTCCTCGATCGCGATCCAGATGGCGGTGACCGGCAACCTCGCCCCCAACCAGCGCCCGACCATCGCCAAGCTCGGCCTGCGCGCTTTGCTCGCCGGCAGCCTCGCCAACCTGATGTCGGCGGCATTTGCGGGCCTGCTGCTGCCGGTATGA
- a CDS encoding queuosine precursor transporter — protein sequence MSSAPAAAPAIPRTLFVFSLFYGGMVCMAGVLGVKQVALGSLPLFGPLAVEAGIFAFLMLVALGSSVAELYGQRTATLLVRLGFVPMFAAALLIQIVLLLPTDKGMYPPAVAAFPIVVGQGARMMLAGFISYGTSQTLNVLIFAKLSRGGGKLLWLRGMIASVVSQIIDTLLFITISFLGERPILGLMVGQMMTKVLLSIILVPWLITGLVAFGRWLDARRV from the coding sequence ATGTCTTCTGCACCGGCGGCGGCGCCCGCCATTCCCCGCACCCTCTTCGTCTTCTCGCTCTTCTATGGCGGCATGGTCTGCATGGCGGGCGTGCTCGGGGTGAAGCAGGTCGCGCTCGGATCGCTGCCGCTGTTCGGGCCGCTCGCGGTCGAGGCGGGGATCTTCGCCTTCCTGATGCTGGTCGCGCTCGGCAGCAGCGTCGCCGAGCTTTACGGGCAGCGCACCGCGACCTTGCTGGTGCGGCTGGGCTTCGTGCCGATGTTCGCCGCCGCGCTGCTGATCCAGATCGTGCTGCTGCTGCCGACCGACAAGGGCATGTATCCGCCGGCCGTTGCCGCCTTCCCGATCGTGGTCGGGCAGGGCGCGCGGATGATGCTGGCGGGGTTCATCTCCTACGGCACCTCGCAGACGCTCAACGTGCTGATCTTTGCGAAGCTGTCGCGCGGTGGCGGCAAGCTGCTGTGGCTGCGCGGGATGATCGCCAGCGTCGTCAGCCAGATCATCGACACCCTGCTGTTCATCACCATCTCCTTCCTCGGCGAGCGACCGATCCTCGGGCTGATGGTCGGCCAGATGATGACCAAGGTGTTGCTGTCGATCATCCTGGTGCCGTGGCTGATCACCGGGCTGGTCGCGTTCGGGCGCTGGCTGGATGCGCGCCGCGTCTGA
- the argB gene encoding acetylglutamate kinase: MTLPDLLPDPAMLAKAETLTEALPYLQRYAGQTFVVKYGGHAMGDPDMARSFASDIVLLKMVGINPVVVHGGGPQIGSMLKRLGVESRFVDGLRVTDAETAQIAEMVLAGSINKEIVGWIGQAGGKAVGLSGKDARLVVAEKVGRSEPDKLQGIERHVDLGFVGEPKHVDRTILDTLSASGFIPVVAPIGIGADGHTYNINADTMAGAIAGALKAARLFLLTDVAGVLDKDKQLLSDLVPGDVERLKADGTISGGMIPKMETCVHAIEAGVDAAVILDGRIPHALLLEIFTRQGAGTLVRAAETLS, translated from the coding sequence ATGACATTGCCCGATCTCCTTCCCGATCCCGCCATGCTTGCCAAGGCGGAGACGCTCACCGAGGCGCTGCCCTATCTCCAGCGCTATGCCGGGCAGACCTTCGTGGTCAAATATGGCGGCCACGCGATGGGCGATCCGGACATGGCGCGCAGCTTCGCCTCCGACATCGTGCTGCTCAAGATGGTCGGCATCAACCCGGTGGTGGTGCATGGCGGCGGCCCGCAGATCGGATCGATGCTGAAGCGGCTGGGCGTCGAATCGCGCTTCGTCGACGGCCTGCGCGTGACCGATGCGGAAACCGCGCAGATCGCCGAGATGGTGCTGGCCGGATCGATCAATAAGGAAATCGTCGGCTGGATCGGCCAGGCCGGCGGCAAGGCGGTCGGCCTGTCGGGCAAGGATGCGCGGCTGGTCGTTGCCGAGAAGGTCGGCCGTTCGGAGCCGGACAAGCTCCAGGGCATCGAACGGCATGTCGATCTCGGCTTCGTCGGCGAGCCCAAGCATGTCGATCGTACCATCCTCGATACGCTGTCGGCCTCGGGCTTTATCCCGGTGGTGGCGCCGATCGGGATCGGGGCGGACGGCCACACCTACAACATCAATGCGGACACGATGGCCGGCGCGATCGCGGGGGCGCTGAAGGCGGCGCGGCTGTTCCTGCTGACCGACGTGGCGGGCGTGCTCGACAAGGACAAGCAGTTGCTCTCCGATCTCGTGCCCGGCGATGTCGAGCGGCTGAAGGCGGACGGCACCATCTCGGGGGGCATGATCCCCAAGATGGAAACCTGCGTCCATGCGATCGAGGCCGGGGTGGACGCCGCCGTCATCCTCGACGGGCGCATCCCCCATGCGCTGCTGCTCGAAATCTTTACCCGCCAGGGGGCAGGCACGCTGGTAAGGGCCGCGGAAACGCTGTCCTGA
- a CDS encoding YggT family protein, whose protein sequence is MYSIYQILQLLLTVLFYIIMIQAIASWLIAFNVINMRNDFVRQFLYALDRITAPLYRPIRRILPDFGGLDFSPMVVLLIVIILQRILLPNIFASLIGATA, encoded by the coding sequence ATGTATTCGATCTACCAGATCCTCCAGCTCCTCCTGACGGTGCTGTTCTACATCATCATGATCCAGGCGATCGCCTCGTGGCTGATCGCCTTCAACGTGATCAACATGCGCAACGATTTCGTGCGCCAGTTCCTCTATGCGCTCGATCGCATCACCGCGCCGCTGTACCGGCCGATCCGCCGCATCCTGCCCGATTTCGGCGGGCTCGATTTCTCGCCGATGGTGGTGCTGCTGATCGTGATCATCCTCCAGCGCATCCTGCTGCCCAACATCTTCGCCTCGCTGATCGGCGCGACCGCGTGA
- the folD gene encoding bifunctional methylenetetrahydrofolate dehydrogenase/methenyltetrahydrofolate cyclohydrolase FolD gives MTAAIIDGKAFAATLREKVAALVPAFEAAAGRRPGLTVVIVGEDAASQVYVRSKGKATEAAGMVSTTHRLPADTTQDDLLALIGTLNADPTVDGILVQLPLPKHIDEQVVIATIDPDKDVDGFHVVNVGRLGVGQEGFVPCTPLGCIMLLEDRLGDLSGLNAVVVGRSNIVGKPMAQLLLAKSCTVTIAHSRTQDLPGVCRRADILVAAVGRPEMIKGDWIKPGATVIDVGINRIDNRTDGGEGGTRLVGDVDFAEAVEVAGAITPVPGGVGPMTIAVLLRNTLVSAYRREGVALGKGSI, from the coding sequence GTGACGGCCGCGATCATCGACGGCAAGGCCTTCGCCGCCACGCTGCGCGAGAAGGTGGCGGCGCTGGTGCCGGCCTTCGAGGCGGCGGCGGGGCGCAGGCCCGGGCTGACGGTGGTGATCGTCGGCGAGGATGCGGCGAGCCAGGTCTATGTCCGCTCCAAGGGCAAGGCGACCGAGGCGGCGGGCATGGTCAGCACCACCCACAGGCTGCCGGCGGACACGACGCAGGACGATCTGCTGGCGCTGATCGGGACGCTCAACGCCGATCCGACGGTGGACGGCATCCTCGTCCAGCTGCCGCTCCCGAAGCATATCGACGAGCAGGTGGTGATCGCCACGATCGATCCGGACAAGGACGTCGATGGCTTCCACGTCGTCAATGTCGGTCGGCTGGGGGTCGGGCAGGAGGGCTTCGTGCCCTGCACGCCGCTCGGCTGCATCATGCTGCTGGAGGATCGCCTCGGCGATCTGTCGGGGCTGAACGCGGTGGTGGTCGGTCGTTCCAACATCGTCGGCAAGCCGATGGCGCAGCTGCTGCTCGCCAAGAGCTGCACCGTCACGATCGCGCATTCGCGGACGCAGGATCTGCCGGGCGTCTGCCGCCGCGCCGACATCCTCGTCGCGGCGGTCGGCCGGCCGGAGATGATCAAGGGCGACTGGATCAAGCCGGGCGCCACCGTGATCGACGTCGGCATCAACCGCATCGACAACCGCACCGACGGGGGCGAAGGCGGCACCAGGCTGGTCGGCGATGTCGATTTCGCCGAAGCGGTGGAGGTCGCCGGCGCGATCACGCCGGTGCCGGGCGGGGTCGGGCCGATGACGATCGCAGTGCTGCTGCGCAACACATTGGTCTCGGCCTATCGCCGCGAAGGCGTCGCGCTCGGAAAGGGCTCGATCTGA
- a CDS encoding MarC family protein, with translation MIALFLSAFVTFFVVIDPPGCAPIFAGLTRGTDMAHRTQMAVRSTIVAALILLAFALLGEPLLKTLGISLDAFRIAGGIMLFLIALEMVFEKRQQRRETRAEDIAAHPEQYDDISIFPMAMPMIAGPGSIASAMLMMQRAHGLSAHVIVLAALAANLAIMMGALLTAGPLMRFLGYKVEAVITRLLGVLLAALAAQFVIDGLRASFA, from the coding sequence CTGATCGCGCTCTTCCTCTCGGCGTTCGTCACCTTCTTCGTGGTGATCGATCCGCCCGGCTGCGCGCCGATCTTCGCGGGGCTGACGCGCGGCACCGACATGGCGCACCGCACCCAGATGGCGGTGCGCTCGACCATCGTCGCGGCCCTGATCCTGCTCGCCTTCGCGCTGCTCGGCGAGCCGCTGCTCAAGACGCTCGGCATCAGCCTCGACGCCTTCCGCATCGCCGGCGGCATCATGCTGTTCCTGATCGCGCTGGAAATGGTGTTCGAGAAGCGCCAGCAACGCCGCGAGACCCGTGCCGAGGACATTGCCGCGCATCCCGAGCAATATGACGATATCTCGATCTTCCCGATGGCGATGCCGATGATCGCCGGGCCGGGGTCGATCGCATCGGCCATGCTGATGATGCAGCGCGCGCATGGCCTGTCGGCGCATGTCATCGTGCTGGCGGCGCTGGCCGCCAACCTGGCGATCATGATGGGCGCCTTGCTCACCGCCGGGCCGCTGATGCGCTTCCTCGGCTACAAGGTGGAGGCGGTGATCACCCGCCTGCTCGGCGTGCTGCTGGCGGCGCTGGCGGCGCAGTTCGTCATCGACGGGCTGCGCGCCTCCTTCGCCTGA
- a CDS encoding AcrB/AcrD/AcrF family protein: MERLERWAEDLIDRRWKLVTFGFWVVVAIVLLVQKANAIHWLALSDTDDNMRFDQVRDWLAGQGWYDLRQYRMNPPGGFSIHWSRLVDLPLAGLILLFQPIVGTQLAYRWACAVAPMLPMLLAMLMSALTVRRLIGPRAYVLGLPLLLCAGYTMGMWSPLRIDHHGWQLAFLMTTVAGLTEPDKRKSGIIIALSSALSLAIGLEMLPYVAFAGAAVALHWAWDAAETPRIRSYGASLAVATILCFLVFASNDNWHPVCDVLSPVWMTTVASAAVLLLAISFVPAPHRAIRLLLVIVAGGIAGAIYVIGFPQCFGHRLEGIPPEADRLWLSHVSEARPIYMHPIGTFVDIAAMPFVGSIGALVAMIRRWGTRAAAEWAPVTLFTLFATALLFWQIRTAPSAEMLAVSGAAYIALWGFVQLRRSSSVLVRVIGPVAAFLIASGLLFTVGLDRVPDRFSKLKVANLWAIASGREAWPAAPKPGGKPKPDLTSLANRRCMTIPSLAPIGKLPPALFFTMIDNGPRLITLTHHSAVGGPYHRNWRAILDIEHAFRGTPDQAHAIIDAHHAQYLLLCPHMSEATIYQAEAPAGFYAKLQSGWTPNWLARQPLPANSPYQLWKVVG; encoded by the coding sequence ATGGAACGCCTCGAACGCTGGGCCGAAGATCTGATCGATCGTCGCTGGAAGCTCGTCACCTTCGGTTTCTGGGTGGTGGTCGCGATCGTCCTGCTCGTCCAGAAGGCGAATGCGATCCACTGGCTCGCGCTCTCCGATACCGACGACAATATGCGCTTCGACCAGGTGCGCGACTGGCTGGCCGGCCAGGGCTGGTACGATCTGCGCCAGTATCGGATGAACCCGCCGGGCGGCTTCTCGATCCACTGGTCGCGGCTGGTCGATCTGCCGCTGGCCGGGCTGATCCTGCTGTTCCAGCCGATCGTCGGCACCCAGTTGGCCTATCGCTGGGCCTGCGCGGTCGCGCCGATGCTGCCGATGCTGCTGGCGATGCTGATGAGCGCGCTGACGGTGCGCCGCCTGATCGGGCCCCGCGCCTATGTGCTGGGTCTGCCGCTGCTGCTGTGCGCGGGCTACACGATGGGCATGTGGTCGCCGCTGCGGATCGACCATCATGGCTGGCAGCTCGCCTTCCTGATGACGACGGTCGCCGGGCTGACCGAGCCGGACAAGCGCAAATCCGGCATCATCATCGCCCTCTCCTCGGCACTGTCGCTCGCGATCGGGCTGGAGATGCTGCCCTACGTCGCCTTCGCCGGCGCCGCCGTGGCGCTGCACTGGGCGTGGGACGCCGCCGAGACGCCGCGCATCCGCAGCTATGGCGCCAGCCTCGCCGTCGCGACGATCCTGTGCTTCCTCGTCTTCGCCTCCAACGACAATTGGCATCCGGTCTGCGATGTGCTGTCGCCGGTGTGGATGACGACCGTGGCATCGGCGGCGGTGCTGCTGCTCGCGATCTCGTTCGTGCCCGCGCCCCATCGGGCGATCAGGCTGCTGCTCGTGATCGTCGCGGGCGGCATCGCGGGCGCGATCTACGTGATCGGTTTCCCGCAATGCTTTGGGCACCGGCTGGAAGGCATCCCGCCCGAGGCCGACAGGCTGTGGCTGAGCCACGTCAGCGAGGCGCGGCCGATCTACATGCACCCGATCGGCACCTTCGTGGATATCGCCGCGATGCCGTTCGTCGGCTCGATCGGCGCGCTGGTCGCGATGATCCGCCGCTGGGGCACGCGCGCCGCCGCCGAATGGGCGCCCGTCACCCTGTTCACCCTGTTCGCGACGGCGCTGCTGTTCTGGCAGATCCGCACCGCGCCGAGCGCCGAGATGCTCGCCGTGTCGGGCGCGGCCTATATCGCGCTGTGGGGCTTCGTGCAGCTGCGGCGGAGCTCATCGGTGCTGGTGCGGGTGATCGGCCCCGTCGCCGCCTTCCTGATCGCGTCCGGGCTGCTGTTCACCGTTGGGCTCGATCGCGTGCCCGATCGGTTCAGCAAGCTCAAGGTCGCCAATCTCTGGGCCATCGCCAGCGGCCGCGAGGCATGGCCGGCCGCGCCCAAGCCGGGCGGCAAGCCCAAGCCCGATCTCACCAGCCTCGCCAATCGCCGCTGCATGACGATCCCGTCGCTCGCACCGATCGGCAAGCTGCCCCCCGCGCTGTTCTTCACGATGATCGACAATGGGCCGCGCCTGATCACGCTCACCCATCACAGCGCGGTCGGCGGCCCTTATCACCGCAACTGGCGGGCGATCCTCGATATCGAACATGCCTTCCGCGGCACGCCGGACCAGGCCCATGCGATCATCGACGCGCACCACGCGCAATATCTGCTGCTGTGCCCGCACATGTCCGAGGCGACGATCTATCAGGCCGAGGCGCCGGCGGGCTTCTACGCCAAGCTGCAAAGCGGCTGGACGCCGAACTGGCTGGCCCGCCAGCCGCTCCCGGCCAATTCGCCCTATCAGCTGTGGAAGGTGGTCGGCTGA
- a CDS encoding GtrA family protein translates to MRDGLVRLWTGLDHGHRALVVQLLRYGVVGVGVTLFQIVIYNVLIGAGHRPPLIANTLATMAAMVVGYTIHSRFTFDGHGERESEIKAIFRFVVTNGVVGFGVNSFWVWLFTQALHLSPHWPSVPMFCVTPAILFWLNRKWVFD, encoded by the coding sequence GTGCGTGACGGATTGGTAAGACTTTGGACCGGGCTCGACCACGGCCATCGCGCGCTCGTCGTGCAGCTGCTCCGCTACGGCGTGGTCGGCGTCGGCGTCACCCTGTTCCAGATCGTGATCTACAATGTCCTGATCGGGGCGGGGCATCGCCCGCCGCTGATCGCCAATACGCTGGCGACGATGGCGGCGATGGTGGTCGGCTACACCATCCACAGCCGCTTCACCTTCGATGGGCATGGCGAGCGCGAGAGCGAGATCAAGGCAATCTTCCGCTTCGTCGTCACCAACGGCGTGGTCGGTTTCGGGGTCAACAGCTTCTGGGTGTGGCTGTTCACCCAGGCGCTGCATCTCTCGCCGCACTGGCCGTCCGTGCCGATGTTCTGCGTCACCCCCGCGATCCTGTTCTGGCTCAACCGGAAGTGGGTTTTCGATTGA
- a CDS encoding glycosyltransferase family 2 protein, with the protein MIAPSPLVTVLVPVKDEEEAIASFVQRVSVVLEGLGEPEGWEILFVDDGSRDATLAAIAAENRADPRIRCISLSRNFGKEAALSAGLDHAAGKAVIPLDVDLQDPPEVIATMVARWREGFDVVYGVRRNRESDSLPKRLTADLYYRAHNYLSADKIPEHAGDFRLLDRKVVDVIRMMPERNRFMKGLFAWAGFRQTAVEYNRAERELGTTKFNYWKLWTLALDGITSGSTLPLRVWSYLGGLVAVGTLFYAAYLVIRTFVHGGDVPGYPSLMVAILFFGGVQLLSLGVLGEYVGRILVETKHRPIYVVRETIGVPLQPITR; encoded by the coding sequence ATGATTGCTCCCTCTCCGCTGGTGACCGTCCTCGTGCCCGTGAAAGACGAGGAGGAAGCGATCGCCTCCTTCGTGCAGCGCGTCTCCGTCGTGCTCGAGGGACTCGGCGAGCCCGAAGGCTGGGAAATATTGTTCGTCGATGACGGCAGCCGCGATGCGACATTGGCCGCCATCGCCGCCGAGAACCGCGCCGATCCGCGCATTCGCTGCATCTCGCTGTCGCGCAATTTCGGCAAGGAGGCGGCGTTGTCCGCCGGGCTCGATCATGCCGCCGGCAAGGCGGTGATCCCGCTCGACGTCGATCTGCAGGATCCGCCCGAGGTGATCGCCACGATGGTCGCGCGCTGGCGGGAAGGCTTCGACGTCGTCTACGGCGTGCGCCGCAACCGGGAGAGCGACAGCCTGCCCAAGCGGCTGACCGCCGACCTCTATTATCGCGCGCACAATTATCTCTCGGCGGACAAGATTCCCGAACATGCCGGTGATTTCCGCCTGCTCGATCGCAAGGTGGTGGACGTCATCCGGATGATGCCGGAGCGCAACCGCTTCATGAAGGGGCTGTTCGCCTGGGCCGGCTTCCGCCAGACGGCGGTGGAATATAACCGGGCCGAGCGCGAACTGGGCACCACCAAGTTCAACTATTGGAAATTGTGGACGCTGGCGCTCGACGGCATCACCTCGGGATCGACGCTGCCGCTGCGGGTGTGGAGCTATCTCGGCGGCCTGGTCGCGGTCGGCACCCTGTTCTACGCCGCCTATCTGGTGATCCGCACCTTCGTCCATGGCGGCGACGTGCCGGGCTATCCGTCGCTGATGGTGGCGATCCTGTTCTTCGGCGGCGTGCAGCTGCTGTCGCTCGGCGTGCTCGGCGAATATGTCGGGCGCATCCTGGTCGAGACCAAGCACCGCCCGATCTATGTGGTGCGCGAGACGATCGGGGTGCCGCTCCAGCCGATCACGCGCTGA